A segment of the Chrysiogenia bacterium genome:
TGAGCAGCAGCCAGGGCCCGATGCTGCCGCGCCGCAGCAGCGCGGGCAGGCCCACAAAGATGATCGCCGCCGCCGTGGCCACCCCCAGAAAGAAGATGGCCTTGACGAAATAGGGATCGTTCCATGCCGCGGGACTGACCGGACCCACCGACTCTTACTCCTTGCCCTTGGAAGCTACTGCGCAACAGCGTAACATCTTGGCCGTTCAAGAGAAACCGGTCGCTTGAGGATCAAACAAGCCGGCCGAGGGGGAGTCGGGGCACAACCGCCGCAATGGCCGCCGAACATTCCATTTTCGTACGCTGGATCATCTTCCTGGGAGCAAGCCTGGGCATCTACCTCGCGCTGCGCGCGGTGGCGACGATCATCCTGCGTTTTCTCAAGGGCATGTCCGAGCAGCCCGAGGCCGTCAGCGCCGTCTCGCTGCCCATCCACACGCTCATCATCACCGCCGCCCTGCACATCAGCCTGAACCTGGTGCGCGGCGGGTACGAGGTCATCCTCGTCAACGAGGTCTCCAAGACCCTGCTCTTCCTGGCCATGGTGTGGCTGGCCATCCGCATGGTCTCGGCCCTCATCTATGCCACCTATATCTCCCAGGCGCCCGACTCGCGGATGCCCGATCTCATCCAGAAAGTCATCACCGGCTTTCTCTATGCCGCCTCGGGCCTGGCCATCCTGCACTTCTACTTCGCCGTCGATGTCACCGGCATCCTGGTGGCCGGCGCGGTGGTCGCCATCGTGGGCGGCATCGCCTTCCAGGACAGCCTGCGGGACTTCTTTGCCGGCATCACCCTCAACCTCGACGACACCTATCACATCGGCGATATGGTCAAGGTCGCCGACTTCGTCGGCGAAGTGGTCGACACCGGATCACGCACGACCAAGATCCGCTCGGCCTACAACGACTACGTCACGCTTCCCAACAAGGCGATCGCCAACGCGCCGATCATCAACTTCAGCTCTCCCGAGGACCTGCACCGCTCGGTGGTGAGCGTCCCGGTGAGCATCTCGGCACCTCCCGGAGAGGTCTGCCGCATCCTGGCCGGCTCGGCCCGCCTGGCGCGCGGCGTGCTCTGGCAGAACCGCCCAGTGGCGCGCCTCAAGGAAGTCCATGGCAAGCACGCGGTCTATACGATCGAGTTCTGGATCGACCACTACGGCGACAACGCCCGGGTCGAGGACCGCATCCTCCAGCTCTGCTGGTACCGCCTCAAGCGCTACGGCTTCGCCCTGGATTCGGGCGAGCCCCTGCCCCTGCTGGCCGGCGGCGCCGACAACGACGCGCAGCGCCTGCG
Coding sequences within it:
- a CDS encoding mechanosensitive ion channel, with the protein product MAAEHSIFVRWIIFLGASLGIYLALRAVATIILRFLKGMSEQPEAVSAVSLPIHTLIITAALHISLNLVRGGYEVILVNEVSKTLLFLAMVWLAIRMVSALIYATYISQAPDSRMPDLIQKVITGFLYAASGLAILHFYFAVDVTGILVAGAVVAIVGGIAFQDSLRDFFAGITLNLDDTYHIGDMVKVADFVGEVVDTGSRTTKIRSAYNDYVTLPNKAIANAPIINFSSPEDLHRSVVSVPVSISAPPGEVCRILAGSARLARGVLWQNRPVARLKEVHGKHAVYTIEFWIDHYGDNARVEDRILQLCWYRLKRYGFALDSGEPLPLLAGGADNDAQRLRKEESLLLVEGMLLFNTLEMDEMHFLAENARFETRAQGEVIFSKGKSGDCFYLITRGVIHILLEGGQEGEVILEGMGPGWSFGELALLTGEPWPYDAVAGTDSELLVLDKEMFQLLLERKPDLAQRLSERVAEVQHRDRNAFRGLQKTAEETPHNEENLLTKISDFFELV